The genomic DNA AAATACCAGGCCTACTTTACAGTCTTACATAGGAATGCTCGTAAGGACAATGATTCCAATCGACACTGAAAACTGGCCAAAAGTAGATTGTGATCTAAAAGCAAAATTATGGGATGATGTCCAGGTAAATTATATCCCTTgttgacttcttcattttatttaaattgtgACTGTAAATTATGTGGCTAATTTATATTATGTGGCTCTTTAGGACACATTCAAAATTGCCCCAGAAAGTGAGAAGCTTGTGCTACAATCGGCAGGTGAAAAATGGAGGCAGTTTAAAGCTGATTTAACTGCAAAATATGTGATGCCATTTAttggaaaaaagaagaaattgatgaAGCCTCCGAAGAAGTATGCGTTTGTTGGTAAAGAACCTTGGAAGAAATTTGTTGCTGAGAGGACGAGCCCCAAATGGCTGGTATGAATATATTCTACTAATAAAATATACATGATTGCCATTTTACTTGCTAAATGATTAAATAGATTTtggttaaataatatttattaatttttactaATTTATTTTGGTGCAGGAACAACGTAAGTTACAGAGCAATAGAGTGGGTAAACGGAAATATCATCACCGCTTGTCAAGGAAGGGGTATATTGGTTTGCGAGAAGAAGAAGTAAGAACCATATCTATTTGGCTTTGCAATTCTAAGTTTTAAGGGAGTTTAAACATTTTCTCTTTTTTAACAGATAAAGAAAGGGAACTTAAAGCGGAAAGAGAAACCTGATCGTGCAATTTTTTGGTGGAAGGCTAGGATGCCAAAGAATCCTGATGAGCTTACTGAAGAGCAAGCGGAAATAAATGCGAGAATTGTAAGTGATATTTTTAATACTGCATTCCTTTCAAAGATAATTGCGTCATAAATAATGCACTAATTGTTTGTATTTATTTTACAGGCTGAGTTACTTGAAATGAAGGAGAAGGGTGAATTTGTTCCACATGGAACAGAAGATGTGTTGACTACGGCACTTCAGACTCCTGAGCACGCATGAAGGGTTCGAGGGGTTGGCGGCTTTGTCACTCCAACAGCATTCTTCAATTTGCCGAAAGCGAAAAAGACTAAAATTACCAAGGCAGAGTTGTTGGATCAGTTGGAAAGAAATCAGCGGGAGATGGCTGAACTTAAGGCCTTGGTTAATGCTTCGAATGGTCACTCTCCTATGTTCTCTGACAAATCAAGTTATCAAGTACCTGTTAATAAAGAGGGAGCTGCTGATAAGCGGAATGTTGGAGTTGCTGTTAAACCGCTGAGTGCCAAATAGTTGTTGGTAAATGATGAAGACTTTGTTGGTTTTGACCCCTCTCCTCCGAGCGGAAAGAAGGTAAAATATTATTAAGATCTACTAGATATATGCCTACAGACTTGGGATTTATGCAATAAAATTAAATTGATCCCTCACTATAATGTAGGGTCCACAGTCATGTGAGCTTGCACTGGATTGCATAGAGAACAAGGTTGCTTTTGGAACAGTTTTTGATGATCACGAAGAGATGAATATTTCAGTACACGGAGTGCCTCTAAAGCCCGGACATGTTCGTGTGTCGGTTGACGGACACATCCAGCCAGAGGCGTCGGTTCCAGTGCCCATACCTGGTGAAATTGAGGTTGTACGCCAAGCAGTTGGCTCTCACGTAGCATGGCCTCGTGAATTGATCATCTACCCAACTGTGGCGGTATGttatataaaaattatgtcaATATACTCTGAATTGATTGTTGCATTCTATAGTAGTTATGTCAATAATAACCGATTATTcttgttttatttaattctgtgtagaaaaagaaaaaggaagtgTTGCAGGGGCAGTCTAAGCGGAAAGATGAGTTGCAGAAACTTCAAGATGATTATAGAAAAATGAAGCTAAACAAGAATGTGCCAAAGCAGTACAAGGTGTTATACAAACATGCTGCAGTCTTCATGAAAGCCACTGGGGAGTCAATACCAATTCCGTGTGATTCGGACGTGTTTGGGACtgagaaaataatttatatattgcATGAAAATGTGAAAGCATTGTTGGAGTTCGATATGATTGGCCAAGCTACAATATCTGCTTATATGGCGTAAGTTAATTTTTTATCGTTACATATTCAATATTCATGTTTTATACGGATATTATAAGTAATGTAATTCACTCCCTGGTAGGCTCTTGCAAAGACTGATTAAGATTGAGAGGAAGAATGATGATGTGGTCTTATATGGATTTTTCGATCCAGGAGCTACATTTACGTTGAACAAATCTTTTCATTCTTATTTTGTTAATCGGTTGAAAGAGAGTAGTCCCTATCGCATGAACTTCATGCCACATAATCATAAGTAAGTAGTTTTAATTTAGACATGCTTttacaaattaatatatttaggtagtttttttaaaatttctgacttgtgtttttcttttttcttttttataaacatagttgccactggattttggttgtaatttgGGATGGTGACATTTATATTCTGAACCCTCTGCCACATCCAACATATTTTGATGAGTTGGAAAAATCATTAACAAAGTAATATATTTCTGTTAAttactatatataaatatatatatagtacATATTCTCCCTTTTGAAAAATAATCATATATATTATTGTTGTTCTGCAATCACTATAAGAAATCTCATTTTTACCAACAAAAGTTGCTGACGGAAATCTATCCGTTAGCAATTACCAACGGATTGCCGACCAATTACAAGCTTTTGAAAAGTCGATATAACATCAACGGTTTCGCAACGGGTTACTAATGAAAAGTTGCCAACGAAATTTTCCGTTGGCTAGACCAAAAGTTATAACAGAATTACTAATGAATTGGCAACAGATATTTAACTACAAAATACTAATAGAATAACAATAATTTACTAACAGATTACTAAGTCAATACTAACCACATTGTTCGTTGTCAGTTCAACC from Apium graveolens cultivar Ventura chromosome 5, ASM990537v1, whole genome shotgun sequence includes the following:
- the LOC141659794 gene encoding uncharacterized protein LOC141659794; translation: MAELKALVNASNGHSPMFSDKSSYQVPVNKEGAADKRNVGVAGPQSCELALDCIENKVAFGTVFDDHEEMNISVHGVPLKPGHVRVSVDGHIQPEASVPVPIPGEIEVVRQAVGSHVAWPRELIIYPTVAKKKKEVLQGQSKRKDELQKLQDDYRKMKLNKNVPKQYKVLYKHAAVFMKATGESIPIPCDSDVFGTEKIIYILHENVKALLEFDMIGQATISAYMA